The following are encoded together in the Phoenix dactylifera cultivar Barhee BC4 unplaced genomic scaffold, palm_55x_up_171113_PBpolish2nd_filt_p 001360F, whole genome shotgun sequence genome:
- the LOC120108490 gene encoding receptor-like protein EIX2, whose amino-acid sequence MLIERNALLGFKAGLKDPTNRLSSWVGDDCCTWEGVACDNRTGHVVKLDLQNPHPFSLIDDNKWCLGGELRPSLLGLKHLNYLDLSMNNFGGLRIPEFVGSFRQLKYLNLSNAGLGGLIPPQLGNLSSLQYLDLYSDLDHVREFIIDNALWISHLSSLQYLHMGNVNFTEGAHWLQALNMLPSIVEVHLSLCDIKAIPVSLPHVNFTSLSVLDLSDNFINSTMPGWLFNISSLEHLDLSNNIFRVIIPPAIKNLASLNFLELTGNQFLEGKIPTALGGLCKLQRLGLGGMNISKNLHEFDEVFSGCIKNSLEILEMSFCQVSGYLSDRLGDFRMLKDLYLSSNSISGPIPASIGRLSALQKLDLSNNKLNGTIPRSLGRLAELVFLDLSSNFLEGVVFEEHLANFSKLNYLDLSDNQLILNLTSDWIPPFQLQVLNIGSCKLGPQFPAWLQTQENISFLDLSGNGILGILPDWFSRSDSS is encoded by the exons ATGCTGATTGAAAGGAATGCTCTTCTTGGGTTCAAAGCAGGCCTCAAAGATCCCACCAACAGGCTATCTTCTTGGGTCGGTGACGACTGCTGCACATGGGAAGGCGTCGCTTGTGACAACCGGACTGGCCATGTTGTCAAGCTTGACCTCCAAAACCCACACCCATTCTCACTCATTGACGATAACAAGTGGTGCTTGGGAGGTGAGTTGAGGCCTTCCTTACTTGGTCTGAAACACCTGAATTACCTTGACCTGAGCATGAACAACTTTGGAGGACTTCGCATCCCAGAATTCGTGGGCTCATTCCGTCAGCTCAAATATCTTAACCTCTCCAATGCTGGTTTGGGTGGACTGATCCCACCCCAGCTTGGGAATCTATCGAGCCTCCAATATCTTGATCTCTATAGTGATCTTGATCATGTTCGTGAATTCATCATTGATAATGCCCTCTGGATTTCTCATCTTTCTTCTCTGCAATATCTCCATATGGGGAATGTGAATTTCACAGAAGGTGCTCACTGGCTGCAAGCACTAAACATGCTCCCTTCTATTGTTGAGGTACACTTGTCCCTTTGTGACATCAAGGCCATTCCAGTCTCTCTTCCTCATGTGAATTTTACTTCACTTTCTGTTCTTGATCTTTCTGATAATTTCATTAATTCGACGATGCCTGGTTGGTTGTTCAACATAAGCAGCCTTGAGCACCTCGATCTCAGCAACAATATTTTTCGGGTCATCATTCCGCCTGCAATTAAGAATCTGGCTTCGCTCAATTTCCTTGAATTAACTGGTAATCAGTTTCTTGAAGGCAAAATCCCGACTGCACTTGGGGGTCTGTGTAAGCTGCAGCGTTTGGGATTGGGAGGCATGAATATCAGCAAAAATTtgcatgaatttgatgaagttttTTCTGGATGCATCAAAAACAGCCTAGAGATTCTGGAAATGTCATTCTGTCAGGTTAGCGGCTATTTGTCGGACCGGTTGGGGGACTTTAGAATGCTCAAAGATCTCTATTTGAGTAGCAACTCAATTTCTGGTCCTATTCCTGCATCAATTGGAAGACTGTCAGCACTTCAAAAATTAGATCTTTCCAATAATAAACTAAATGGGACaatcccaagaagtcttggaagGCTTGCGGAGCTAGTTTTCTTAGACCTTAGCTCAAACTTTTTGGAGGGTGTCGTGTTTGAAGAACACCTTGCCAATTTCTCCAAGTTGAATTATCTAGATTTGTCAGACAACCAATTAATTCTGAATCTGACGTCTGATTGGATCCCTCCTTTCCAGCTTCAGGTGTTAAATATTGGTTCTTGCAAGCTAGGACCCCAGTTCCCAGCATGGCTCCAAACGCAAGAAAATATTTCCTTTCTAGACTTGTCTGGCAATGGAATTTTAGGCATTCTGCCAGATTGGTTTTCGAG GAGTGATTCATCCTAA
- the LOC120108492 gene encoding receptor-like protein EIX2, whose product MPEELTSLLGLVSLNLSRNHLIGEITEKISALQQLESLDLSRNNLYGGIPSSMIALTFLSHLNLSYNNLSGRVPSGNQFQTFIDPSIYAGNPGLCGFPLAQKCKDDETNQGPNVVGGDEEGSEIEWLYMSMGIGFAVGLWAVFGPLLFNRKWREAYFRLIDQVYDMVYVALAVTFNRFK is encoded by the coding sequence ATGCCAGAAGAACTGACCAGCCTTCTTGGACTAGTGAGCTTAAACTTGTCTAGGAATCATCTGATAGGAGAGATCACAGAAAAAATCAGTGCATTGCAACAGTTGGAGTCACTTGACTTATCAAGAAACAACCTTTATGGTGGAATTCCTTCAAGCATGATTGCACTAACTTTTTTGAGTCACTTGAACTTATCATATAACAACTTGTCAGGAAGAGTTCCATCAGGTAATCAGTTTCAGACCTTCATTGACCCATCTATCTATGCTGGTAATCCTGGTCTTTGCGGATTCCCATTAGCTCAAAAGTGTAAAGATGATGAGACAAATCAAGGTCCAAATGTTGTTGGAGGGGATGAAGAAGGATCTGAAATCGAGTGGTTGTATATGAGCATGGGGATAGGATTTGCAGTCGGTTTATGGGCCGTTTTTGGTCCATTATTATTCAACAGAAAATGGAGAGAAGCCTATTTTCGACTTATAGATCAAGTTTATGATATGGTTTACGTGGCCCTGGCAGTGACTTTCAATAGGTTTAAATAG